Part of the Microcebus murinus isolate Inina chromosome 19, M.murinus_Inina_mat1.0, whole genome shotgun sequence genome, GTGGCTTCAACAACTATGGTTAAATCTCTAAAAGGTGGTGAAGAACATGTTCCAGGAGGAAAAGGTGTCTTTCTACATCCTAAGAATATGGGGGACTATCCTTGGAGGAGGAGGGGTGCGTTGGGAGAGAACTCTTCCTTCTTCAGCCAGAGGCTATGGGGTGGCTACCCAGGAGAATCCCCCATCATATTCCGTGTTCATATCAATATGCTGCGCACAAGGTAAGGGTGCTTGAACAGGGCTAAGGGATTACGCCTACATCAGTTTGGTAATGTGGCTCTAGAATGGGCAGAAACTCTCTCGTAAGGTCAAGAAGGCGACAAAACTCTGGACTTCCTGGTCAAGCTCTAGCTAGACCCCATCAGCCTCAAGTAAAGACTGCCATGCCTCAAGGAAAGGCCAAGTGAGCACAGGCCCTGAGCCTGACCCTGAGGTGCAGCTGGGAGACAGGAGCTGCACCTCGGTCCCCTCGGAGCTGTGCCTCAGGACCCCGTCCTCACCtcagcaggctctggggcagTCAGCAGCCCCTCTAGGGATCTTACTCCCAGAGCCTCACCAAGGGGGCGGGACACCCTCCCTGACAGGCCTCTGTTGCCTACAGGGCTACTCACCACCATGTGATCTTGAACTCATAGATGGGGCGCTTGCAGTAGTAGTGGTTGACGAGGTGCTTGTCACACACCCCGATACACTGGTAGTCCACGGTGAGGCCCTGGGCTGAGAGGTCCGTGTCCAGGCAGTGCAACAGGTCATAAACATcagccacagcctcccagggccCGAAAGACACATCCACTTCACAGTGGTGCTCAAAGAGCTGCCCGTCACTCTCGCTCCGCTCGAAGCGCAGGGAGTTGAGGAGCGGACACTCGTAGGGGGTGATGGGCATCTCCTCCTTGAAGACGCAGACCTTGAGCTTGGCAAAGCGGGCCTTCCGCTGTACTGCACGCAGCCGGGCGATCTCCACAATCCGCTCCAAATGGTCTAGGAGGGGTGAACACAGCACCCATcactggggaggaggggcggcaCAGGGCACAGGGAGGGCGCACAGAGAGAGTCCTAGTGACAGCAGGATGCAGAAGGGAAGAGACGAATTTCCTGGGGAAGGACTCAGTGGGCCTATGAAGGGCACAAACTTAAACGGTGGTCATGGTTGTCCAGAGCAAAAAGAAACCAACGGATGAGGACTGTCCCTTTGAAATAAGATTTGCTGACTGTTGTAGGCAAGGTGAGCCCACCTTGACCTGAATCTTCCCAATGTGACTAGGAAGGGAGGACATTTTCTCCCATCTTGAGTACTTGGATTATCCCTAGACCCACTTGTTCTGGTGGAGACCTAGACATGACAGACGCCTTGCAACCCTCTTCCCTCATACCCCGACTGTCCCGGGCAGTTGACACCTCACCTTTGTAATAGGGCATGAGTCCCAGAAACGCCTGGCGCACCTTCTCACCCTTCAGTGGCTGCATGTTCTCCAGCTGCTCCAGGAGGGGCCCGATGGCATAGTACTGGGCCTCTTTGTAAACAGCCCGTACACGCTCCCAGGGAGGCAGGTCCCCTGAGCGTAGGAAATTCAGCACGTCTCTgagcaggaaggaaagagggtAGGTGAGAAGGAGTTAATGGACCTTCGTGGTGCCACACAGTGGTTGGACAGAATCTGGAACCAGACTGCCAGCTGTGTAACCATGGGTAGGTTAACCTATCTtggtgcctcagcttcctcatctgtaaaatgggagaaaataataagACTATCTCATAATGTTATGAGGGCATTAAGTGCTTAGGAAATTCCTAGTACAGAATAAGCCCTCGATAAGTGTTGTTAGTTGCTATTATCGGTatgattattattactactataattatattattaggtataatattattaataggtaTTACAGATATAATGGAAAGATATAACATCTAGCCcctttacatatatatagttttggggtttttttgagacagagtcttgctttgttgcccaggctagagtgagtggtatggtgtcagcctagctcacagcaacctcaaactcctgggctcaagcgatcctcctgcctcagcctcccgagtagctgggactataggcatgcgccaccatgcccggctaattttatatatattagttggccaattaatttctttctatttatagtaaagacagggtcttgctcttgctcaggctggtttcgaactcctgacctcaagcaatccactcgccttggcctcccagagtgctaggatttacaggcgtgagccaccacgcccagccacatatatatagttttaaactgaggtataatataataataatataaataataattcaataaatatacaaatattaattgtatagttcaattattttttaagtgtgaatatactcaCCCAACCACCCCTAGATcaagttattaaatatttccatctCCTTAAGATTTCCTAGGACCCCATCCCAATCTCTAGAGAAGCACCCATTCTAACTTttccttctattaataaaattagttttgccttttcttgaaattcacataaatagaatcatactatATGTTTGCTTTTGTACCTGGCTTCTTTCTTGcaacataatgcttttgagatttatccacTATGTTATGTGTAACacagtttatttctttgtattatttgtttgtttttattattattattattttttattttttttttgagacagagtctcgctttgttgtccaggctagagtgagtgccgtggcgtcaggctagctcacagcaacctcaaactcctgggctcgagcgatccttctgcctcagcctcccgagtagctgggactacaggcatgcaccaccatgcccggctaattttttatatacatatcagttggccaattaatttctttctatttatagtagagacggggtctcgctcttgctcaggctggttttgaactcctgaccttgagcaatccgcctgcctcggcctcccagagagctaggattacaggcgtgagccaccacgtccggcctgtttttattattgattatattaaGTAGTATACCGCTATatgaatatactataatttatttacccattctcctattgaaggacatttgggttgtttccagtttttggctattatgagtagctgcaatgaacattcctgtataaaacattttgtgggccaggtacagtggctcatacctataatcctagcactctgggaggccaaggcaggaaaattgcttgaggccaggaatttgagaccaggctggacaacatagagagaccttgtctctacaaaagaattaaaagttagttgggcatggtggtgcacacttgtagtcctagccacttgggaggctgaggcaggaggatcacttgagcccagggcctAGAAGTTCAAGGCTCACTTGATCACTCCaaggcactccagcctgggtgacagaacaagaccctatttctaacaaaataccaaaaaaaaccTTTTGTGGAAACAAGCACCAATTTCACTTGGTAAGCGTTAGGACTAGAATTGCTCAGTCACAGAATGAATGTATGTTTAACAAAGTGGTTGTAGCATTTCTACATTCTCATAGGTAATGTAGAAGAGTTCTAGCTGTTCCTCATCCTCACCACCAGTATTATTCTATAGCTATATGAAAAAGATTAAATGCCTAACCATAATGTCTGAACAAGTTGGTTCCAGGActgaataaaattacatattgcattttcttaaaataaaaattcagtctttctaattcacttttttttttttttttttttgaaacagagtctcactttgttgcctaggccagagtgagtgccatggcgtcagcctagctcacagcaacctcaaactcctgggctcaagcgatccttctgtctcagcctcccaagtagctgggactacaggcatgagccaccatgcccggctaattttttctatatatattagctggccaattagtttgtatttatagtagagacggggtctcgctcttgctcaggctggtttcgaactcccgacctcgagcaatccgcccgcctcggcctcccagagagctctAATTCACTTTTCAGATTCTTTACTGCTAAGAGTAGTCAGACTCATCACTGGTAGCAGTAGAAGGGAGTAAACCCTAAGATCAGGCTGTTA contains:
- the KCTD7 gene encoding BTB/POZ domain-containing protein KCTD7, whose product is MVVVTGREPDSRRPDGAMSSSDAEDDFLEPATPTATQAGHALPLLPQEFPEVVPLNIGGAHFTTRLSTLRRYEDTMLAAMFSGRHYIPTDSEGRYFIDRDGTHFGDVLNFLRSGDLPPWERVRAVYKEAQYYAIGPLLEQLENMQPLKGEKVRQAFLGLMPYYKDHLERIVEIARLRAVQRKARFAKLKVCVFKEEMPITPYECPLLNSLRFERSESDGQLFEHHCEVDVSFGPWEAVADVYDLLHCLDTDLSAQGLTVDYQCIGVCDKHLVNHYYCKRPIYEFKITWW